The sequence below is a genomic window from Candidatus Neomarinimicrobiota bacterium.
TGGTGGAAGATCGGTGGCTGTAGAGGTAGACTCTGTTCCGCCGCGAAAGAATCGCATCTCCATTTATAGTGACATAATGCACTGAATAGTTGTGCAACACCTTCATGGGTTACGGGAACTCCACCACACATAGATAGATGAAGCGACGGCAACGACTATGCTTACTCCGCCAGCCAGCACCCGCTTTACCAGACCGATCGACGGATTACTCACACTGTAGTCGTAATGACTGAAGGCGGCACACACATTTTTCTCCACAAGCGCCACTTCCCACGCCGTCAAATCCTTCTCCCACCGTCCCACACTCGACCCCGTCAAAGGAGCGAGAGTCTCTTTCTTCCACTGCATCTCCTCCGCCGAAACAAGCTTCCGCGCCGACTCGGTAAAATCGAGCATACCGCTTTCGTAGTCGACGTTGAGCAAGGTACAGATGCTCCGCAGCACTTCCTCAGTGGAAGTGGTCAACTGTTCATACGCTACTTCTATCGCGCGGCAGCCAAATATTTTTATCTGCCTGTGCGCCAGCTTCAGCTGAACCGTGTTCACAAAAAGATGATTGTAGATCGATCGGTTTTTCGACCACTGAGCTTTTTTCCTGGAAAGGAGAACATCTCTTGGGTCTCTGTAGAGATGAATAACTGAAGCTTCTGGAAACAGGCGGTGCAACTGCGGCAGAAATTCAATGCTGCGCGGGTCCTTGTCCCCTATGATCACTTTTTTCTCTTTCGCCAGCCAAGTTCGCAGAATCTTGCTATAAATGGCGAGCGAAACGGGTTGACCGTCAAACTCGATCTTCCCGAGAATTTCACTCAGATCCAGGCCCAGCCGCGTCAGCCAGCGGTCAGACAGGAGAAGCTGTTTGAGCGCCTGCTCACCTTTGCCTTTTCTCAGGACTTCCAGTGCATTTGTCATCAGAAAGCGGCGTAAGAAGTTTATCTCGGGAAGGAAGGCGATTTTTGAGTGCGTATTCAGCATCGCCTGAAGCAGAGAGGTACCCGACCGGCCAACACCGACAATAAAGACCAAGTTGTTGAAATCTGACTGTTGTTCGGAGGATTTATCCACGGGAAACGATCCTTAAGCTTTTAGCGTTAAGTTGTCTGTTGCGGTCCGGCTACCAATCTCCCACAAGAGGGTTGCCGCTCTCTCTTGCCATGTATGATGATTAAGCTGTTCTTCCCGGGCACACTCACCCACTGTCTTTCGCTCCGCGCGATTATCGACTGTGCTCGCCATAAGAGATACCAGCGAATCGAGATCGTGAGGATTATACAGATAGGCTGTCTTGCCGTGTTCAAGGATTTCCGGTATTTGACCAACCTCAGCCGCTAGAACAGGCACACCGTATGACATGTATTCGAAAAGTTTGATGGGGGAGGTGATCTCAGCCGCGCTTCCGGGTCGGGAGGGGAGCACAAAAATGTCGCTGGCAGGGTTAAAGCGACCTTGCAGGTTATTCTCGTTAAACCTACCGTGGAGCCGGATGGCGTCATCTTTTTTGGCAAGGCTTTCGATAGTATCTGCAAGCTTGCCCCCGCCCCATAAATGTAGCTCTGTATCTGGTTTCGTCTCTTTAAGTCTCAGGAAAGCTGAAACTAGAAAATCAAAATCGTAATAATTATGAAACTGACCCAAATAGATGAAGCGGACAGGAGCGTTATCCACGTTGTCAGCGAGCATGTCCAACCGTGAGGCATCTGAAGCGTTGGGAACAACAACAGCAGGGACTGTCAATCCCCCTGCCAATAGATCACCTCGGAGATTCTCGGATACCGCATAAACAACATCAAAACGGTTGAGAAGACCAATCTCAATCTTGAGGATCAATGCTCTGATCAGCTGCGGCAGGGCAGCGTATTGATGGAAGGCGAGACTGTTCACCTCAAGGACCAGGGTGTGATTATCAAGCAAGCCCCGCGTCATCAAAAGCTGCAACAGTATGTTGCCGACAGCATATCTCGTGATAATCAATTTACCATCGCTGTTTTCAAGATGCTTTCTGAGGCGACGGTACAGTTTCAGTGGCCAGACGAGTCTTGAGATAATTCTCGCTTTCCGATTTGGTGCCCCGACCTCAACGATCTTGATCTCACGCTCCAGTCGAAGCTGAAACTGTGCCAGCCCCGGCCCCGATATCATTGTCACCCTCAGGTTGTTGCGCACCAGACCATTGCCGAGGCCGATGGCGTGCGTCACTCGCCCTCTACCGCCCTGACTGAAAAAATCAATCTTGGGTAATAGATAGACAGCTGATTTGAATCTATCCACCGTTGTGTCCATTTTAAGCACGCACTCGAGGCCCAGTATTCGAGAATCGATTTTCGGCCGACGCCTCATCCGCCTTTGCCGAAGTCATTGCCATGGCAAGCAACAGAAGGAAGCCACGATTGTTATTAAGATCACCAGAAAATTGCGCCGCAAAGAACATCACCAGCAGTGCAACCAGCCAAAGTGACGTCTGGATCGAAAAGCCCTGGTGCGGTCTCGAATTCAGGATCGTCCTCGCTGCCAGAAGAAGAAATGTGAAATATGAAATCAGACCAAACAGACCCAGTTCAGCCGTCACTTCCATGAACATATTGTGGGGATACCACTTGAAATCGCGCCAGATGAAAAGGGAACTGAATCCACCTGATCCTATGCCGAACAACATGTGTCGAATATCCGCAAGAAACGATGCTATGGACATCTGCCAGAACTCCAGCCGCATGGCGATTGTACTCATCCGTTTTACGCCGCCGGTAACCACGACAACGTCACCTTCAAGCACCTGAAGGTATCGCATCGTGAGGCTCTCAGGTAGTAACAGCAATAATACCAGAACTACCCCGAAAGCGAGAAGAGAATATAATAGTAGTTTCAATCTTCTTTGGGGTTCAAAAAAAACAGTGTACACCACTACACCCAGAAAGAGGCTCAGCAGCGGCCCCCGTGAACCGGTTGAGACGAGTCCTAAAAGAGTAATTAGAAGCAAGGGAATCCATGATAACTGAGATAGACCACCCTGGCGCAAAACAAGAACGATCAGCATGGAGGCAAGAATGGCCAGATTGCGGCTGATGGGAATCGGGTTGGCTCCCAAAACACTGACGCGGATGAGATATGTTTTAAGCCCCCCCTGTAGGAAAAGATAGAGAAGAGCACCAGCCAGTCCAAACGCCACAATCAGCAACAAAACCTTGTAGTAGTTCAACACTCTCACTGAATCACGGCACGTTTTCACCAGCACAATGGGGACCAGGAAAAGGGTCATACCGAAGACGCAGTAGCTGGCGATTTTTATCCAGCCGTAAAGTGGCGATGGTGTATAGAAACCTGAGAATGCAAGCAGGAGACAAAAAACGGAAAATGAGTACAGAACTTTACGGCTCCAATGCGGGACTTTCCACCTGCCTTCTATAACGGCTTTTGTAGCGCCCAGCCAGACAACGCCAGTCAACAGGAGTGTATAATCGACAAGCGCGAGAATGGGCACACTCTCCTCCAGAAACCCTTTGATGATTCCCGTGAGAGTCATGAGGATAAGGCTAAACTCAGGATGGGAAATGGCCCACCAGAGCAAGAAGATTGCCAGCGGGATTCCCAGAATCAGCAGCGGATGGATTGAGACGCCCAGATAAACTATGACGGCCTGCAGTAGTAACAGGCAAAGAATGGTGACCGGATGGAATGCGGTCGTGTTAGAGCGATCTAAGGCGTGATCTAATCTCACGCGTGCGGTATTCGATTATGGCGAAAGATGAGGACAGCATGAAGGCCATGAGTGTCGCGGCAATTACGATCAAACCCCTGCGCGGTTTTGTCTTGTTGAGAGCGATCTGCGGTTCATCGATGATTTGCAGCGAAGGGACATTCTTGCTCTCTTCCATGCGCGCCTGTTCATATTGAGGAAGGATGATCTGCATGATCTGGTTCTGGATTTCCACTTCCCGAAGCAGACGGGCATATCTCAGGCTGAGATCAGGAACATCTTCAAAGGCGAGTAGAACTGATTTTTCATCTGAACCGGACATCATGCTTTCCAGCCGACTATTCAGTTCTTTGAGAAGAATTTCAAGCTGTTTTGTCTTCGGATCATTGAAAGGTAACGTCGATTGAGCAACTTTAAATTGAACCTCAGTTTCCACTTTCTGGGCATAGAGCTGGGAATAGGCTTCGATCCCCGCTAGCACCTGGCCCGGGATCTCTACGGCGCCGTACCGCTTCTGGAATTGCCGCAACGACTCTTCATTACGCGCTAGATCATCTCTGTTCTGTTTTAGTCTTTCTTCAAGGAACTGTCGATTGAACTTCCCTTTCTGCGTAGCTAGGTAATGATTCATGATTTCGAGCTCTTGTAGCATGACGTTCACCATGTTGCGAGCTGTTTCAGGTTCCTTATCCAGCACACTGACTATCAGCGCACCCTCTTCAGTAGCTTCCAGTTCTACATTTTTTGTCCAGGCTTCCAGTGCAAATTCCACATCTTTTACATCGTATCTTTCCACCAGATCAAACCGTTGCACCATATGTTCATTCACTGTCCTGCTCTCGAGGATGGCGACATAGTTAGTGATATCCTCATTCAGAGCGCTCAGACCGAAATTACCCATGGGGAGGCCTGAAAGGGCTGAAAGGAAATCTGGCGTCTGACCCACGCCAGCTGAGATGATCACAGCCTGCGACTTGTACCATTTTGGGAGGAGAAACGCCACCGCTACGGAAACCAGAGCAAAGAATAACGTATTGAAGATAACCAGCTTTTTCCGTCGCCATAGGGCTTCGATGTTAGTTGCGAGTTTTTCGTCGCCAGGCGAACCGTCTCTGCTAATGCCGTTTACGCTGATCACCCCGTATCGCTTCAGGTCGGCCAGCCGATTCCGAAGCGTCTTCTCGGTCATCCCGTGAGCTTGAGCTACTTTTTCTCTCTCTGCTCTGTCCTGAATAATCTGCGGATACTTCCGAACAATGGCAAGTACGCGTTCTTCGTGCGGGGTCAGATCCTTCACTCTAAGAAACCTTTCTTACGGATCGAAATTCGAGAGTGTCCTGTGTAACGCATCACTTCACTACTGAGTAAGTCTGTCATAGGTCAGCAGCATGGCTGCAGTTGCCGAGATGATCTGAATCATACTCCCTTTACCGAAGAAGATATATTTAATATTTGACGGGATGTAAATCGTATCACCTGGCCTGACAAAGTCTGCAAAACCGAGATTCATCGGTTTATCAGAGCGGAATACCTCCACTTTTCTAACGGTTCCCGTTTCAAGGACGCCGCCAGCCATGCCGATATAGTCACGAACGGTGTAACCCGGGAAATAGCGGAAGGCGCCCGGGCGCTTCACGAATCCAGTTACCAGTATTGCACTTTCGTTGTAGGTAGTAAACTCCTCTGAACCGGGACGATAATCCTCGAGAAACGGCACCTCCACCCAGTCCCCCTCCCGTAAAGTTGGATTCTGCTCCAGATCGCCCGACAACAAGAACGTTTTCAGGGAAATGGGTTGAACTGAACTATCAGGCCGGATCACCTTTATAGACTCCTCATCAGCGTATTTGTGCAGGCCGCCTGCTTCTGTAATCACCTCCGTTACGCGATCTGCCGCCGTCACCAGTACAAAACCCGGATCCTGAACAGCACCCACTACTAGTACCCGCAAAGTGCGAACGTTCACCAGTGTCACGTCCACAATAGAGTTCCGGTAGGCATTCTTAATGACGAACTCCCGGATAGAATTGATTGCATCGCTCAAAGTAAGACCGGCGACCCTTACAATGCCTACCGTAGGAATCAGAAGATCTCCGGT
It includes:
- a CDS encoding sulfotransferase; the protein is MDKSSEQQSDFNNLVFIVGVGRSGTSLLQAMLNTHSKIAFLPEINFLRRFLMTNALEVLRKGKGEQALKQLLLSDRWLTRLGLDLSEILGKIEFDGQPVSLAIYSKILRTWLAKEKKVIIGDKDPRSIEFLPQLHRLFPEASVIHLYRDPRDVLLSRKKAQWSKNRSIYNHLFVNTVQLKLAHRQIKIFGCRAIEVAYEQLTTSTEEVLRSICTLLNVDYESGMLDFTESARKLVSAEEMQWKKETLAPLTGSSVGRWEKDLTAWEVALVEKNVCAAFSHYDYSVSNPSIGLVKRVLAGGVSIVVAVASSIYVWWSSRNP
- a CDS encoding glycosyltransferase family 4 protein, encoding MDRFKSAVYLLPKIDFFSQGGRGRVTHAIGLGNGLVRNNLRVTMISGPGLAQFQLRLEREIKIVEVGAPNRKARIISRLVWPLKLYRRLRKHLENSDGKLIITRYAVGNILLQLLMTRGLLDNHTLVLEVNSLAFHQYAALPQLIRALILKIEIGLLNRFDVVYAVSENLRGDLLAGGLTVPAVVVPNASDASRLDMLADNVDNAPVRFIYLGQFHNYYDFDFLVSAFLRLKETKPDTELHLWGGGKLADTIESLAKKDDAIRLHGRFNENNLQGRFNPASDIFVLPSRPGSAAEITSPIKLFEYMSYGVPVLAAEVGQIPEILEHGKTAYLYNPHDLDSLVSLMASTVDNRAERKTVGECAREEQLNHHTWQERAATLLWEIGSRTATDNLTLKA
- a CDS encoding O-antigen ligase family protein; translation: MRLDHALDRSNTTAFHPVTILCLLLLQAVIVYLGVSIHPLLILGIPLAIFLLWWAISHPEFSLILMTLTGIIKGFLEESVPILALVDYTLLLTGVVWLGATKAVIEGRWKVPHWSRKVLYSFSVFCLLLAFSGFYTPSPLYGWIKIASYCVFGMTLFLVPIVLVKTCRDSVRVLNYYKVLLLIVAFGLAGALLYLFLQGGLKTYLIRVSVLGANPIPISRNLAILASMLIVLVLRQGGLSQLSWIPLLLITLLGLVSTGSRGPLLSLFLGVVVYTVFFEPQRRLKLLLYSLLAFGVVLVLLLLLPESLTMRYLQVLEGDVVVVTGGVKRMSTIAMRLEFWQMSIASFLADIRHMLFGIGSGGFSSLFIWRDFKWYPHNMFMEVTAELGLFGLISYFTFLLLAARTILNSRPHQGFSIQTSLWLVALLVMFFAAQFSGDLNNNRGFLLLLAMAMTSAKADEASAENRFSNTGPRVRA
- a CDS encoding Wzz/FepE/Etk N-terminal domain-containing protein, which codes for MKDLTPHEERVLAIVRKYPQIIQDRAEREKVAQAHGMTEKTLRNRLADLKRYGVISVNGISRDGSPGDEKLATNIEALWRRKKLVIFNTLFFALVSVAVAFLLPKWYKSQAVIISAGVGQTPDFLSALSGLPMGNFGLSALNEDITNYVAILESRTVNEHMVQRFDLVERYDVKDVEFALEAWTKNVELEATEEGALIVSVLDKEPETARNMVNVMLQELEIMNHYLATQKGKFNRQFLEERLKQNRDDLARNEESLRQFQKRYGAVEIPGQVLAGIEAYSQLYAQKVETEVQFKVAQSTLPFNDPKTKQLEILLKELNSRLESMMSGSDEKSVLLAFEDVPDLSLRYARLLREVEIQNQIMQIILPQYEQARMEESKNVPSLQIIDEPQIALNKTKPRRGLIVIAATLMAFMLSSSFAIIEYRTREIRSRLRSL
- a CDS encoding polysaccharide biosynthesis/export family protein: MKQRPDTERCFTERRKRFILFLLLAVCINGAATGQTSGFFRPFGEMDTKFEEPRIEEEALLKLGEFTPVERPINPDEYVLGPGDVLGVNIVTAENLLFTLRVNPTGDLLIPTVGIVRVAGLTLSDAINSIREFVIKNAYRNSIVDVTLVNVRTLRVLVVGAVQDPGFVLVTAADRVTEVITEAGGLHKYADEESIKVIRPDSSVQPISLKTFLLSGDLEQNPTLREGDWVEVPFLEDYRPGSEEFTTYNESAILVTGFVKRPGAFRYFPGYTVRDYIGMAGGVLETGTVRKVEVFRSDKPMNLGFADFVRPGDTIYIPSNIKYIFFGKGSMIQIISATAAMLLTYDRLTQ